The DNA segment TCCTGAAGGAAAAATGTCGACCCGACGGGGGCGCGTTGTTTATCTTGACGAGCTCATTGATGAATGTATTGAACACGCATATGTTGAAGTGAAAAAACGCCGAGGTTCAGAATTGTCTGAAGCACAGATGAAAAAAATCGCTGAAATTGTCGGTCTTGGATCCTTACGGTATAATATTATTAAAGTCCAGCCTGAGAAGGATATCGTTTTTACCTGGGAAGATGCATTAAACTTTGAGGGAAATGCAGTACCCTTTATTCAGTATGCCCATGCTCGTGCGTGTAGCATTCTTGCCAAAGCGGATGACCGTTCATCAGATATATTTTTTTCAAATCTTCTCATCCATCCTTCTGAAATAAAACTGGTTAAACAATTAGCTCGATATCCAAATGTTATTGAGGCAGCTGCGCAAGGATTTAAACCCCACCTCATTGCTAATTATCTAAATGATATTGCTTCAGCTTTTAATCAATTTTATCGTGACTGTCCTGTTCTTTCAGAGACCAATCTTGATCTTCAAAAATCGAGACTAGCTGTGGTACATGCATCAAAAATTGTTCTGGGTAATGCTCTGGATCTTCTTGGGATCGCCGCTCCAGAGGAAATGTGATGATTGAATATAAGACGATACAATGTGATTCTCTCATTCGCAGCATTACTCATAGGGATTCTCTTTTTCGAGGAGGTTACTGTATTGATCCTTATCAAAATTGTGAGTTTCAATGTACGTATTGTGATTCATCTTTCGATCCGAAAATTTATGTAAAAATCAACGCTGTTGAAATTCTTAAGCAAGAATTACCTTCTCTTGAAAAAAAACGCATTATTATCGGTTCGGTTCATGATCCATATCAAAACGCTGAAAAAAAATATGAACTTACAAGAAACATCTTACAGGTTCTTCGAGAGTATCAATTTCCTTGTCATATTCTAACAAAATCATCATTGATACTTCGAGATATACCTCTCTTGGAAACAATGGATTGTTTAGTAACTATTAGTTTTATTTCAATTCAGGAGAAGATCAGGATGCTTTTTGAACCAAATATAGCGTCATCTCAGGAGCGTTTAGATGTTTTACAAACACTCACAGCTCACCATATCCCTGTAGGTGCTGCCCTGATTCCAATACTTCCCTATATCAGTGATACTGAGCTTTCTTCTTTGCTTGAAAAATTTAAACAATATGGTGCACAATATGTTCTCCATTCGTTTCTCGAACTCAAAGGTGATCAAAAAGAGAAGGTATTTACGATAATCACTGAACATTTTCCTCACCTTACTCAGGAATATAAGAACTTATATGCGAAGGCTATGAAACCAACAGGATCGTATATTCAGCATATCACAAAACAGATTCATAATTATTGTTTAACTTTCGATATTCCTGAGTATATCGAATAAAAGAAAAAATTATTTTTTCTTCATTTTTTGTTTTAGTACGCGATCAATTGCTTCTCGCTCATCTGATTCGACGATAAGTCCTTCTGAATAATCAACATTTTTCTTTTTAATAATCTCATCGATTGTTTTTTCATCAGCTTGGACAAACATCCGTTCTTCAGTGGTTCTTTCTTTAGGAGGAATCGTTGTTTCACTGTTTCCTACAATATCAAGTTCCAGCGGGTTTGGTGGTGATTTCTTTTTTTCATAGATATCATCAAAAGCACTTTGAAGATGAGTCGAAGATGTTTGTTCTTGCGTCGCAAGAGGTGTATTTTGTTGATTGATATTTTGATTTTTTCTAAATCTTGTTATCATTTCGAATGATTCGATAATGAAATTTATTTCTTCTTCCGTTGGGGTCCAAATGATATTATTTTTTTCAAAGTTAAAATTCGGAGCGTTTTGATCAAATTGAACTTTTAATATAAATTTTTTATTTTGTACATTTTTTTCTATCTGAATTTTTACATAGATATTTTCGTTTTCATCCATTGCAGTATATCTCTCCGATGACCACAACCATTATTGTTTATGAGTGCTTATATTTTTCTTTTCTTTGGTATATGTTTATTCTTTATATAATCAATGCATTTAAAAATAGATATGTGATTGCTTATTTGAATAAGCGCAAGACGTTGTATCTATTATGGATGAGGAGATATAGCATGAAAAAAATAATGGTTGTCGATAATGAGCCAGATATTGTTGATCTAACTCGCACCGTTCTTGAACTTGGTGGTTATCAGGTTATTCCAGCGTATAGCGGTGAAGAATGTCTTCGAAAACTCGAAAAAGAAAAAGTTGATCTTGTTCTTTTGGATATCATGATGCCTGGAATGAGTGGATGGGATGTTTTCAATCGAATCAAGAAAAAAAATACCGACACCAAGGTTGCATTCATGAGTGTACTTGAAATATCAGATAAACGAAAACAAGTTTTATTGGATGAAGGACTTGCTGATTACATTATGAAACCGTTTGATAAAGATTCGTTACTGGATCGTGTCGATAAAATATTAAATAAATAAACGTTTCATAAAAGGGTATTAAAAAAAGGATTTACAAAGGATGGGTGCAAATATATCAAAAAGATCAAAACAGTTTTTCTTAGCAAATATGTAAGGGATGCACAATGAAACACGAACCAGATATCGTTCGACAACTTCGTGAAGACGAAAGAATCGGTTTACTTAATATCGAGAAAAAGGAGACGTATGTTAACGAGGGCAGATCGATCAGTAATTCTGTTGTTAGCAGTTCATATACTCAGGATATGTATGTTCAGCAGGAACAATCATCTATTCATCAGAAAAAAATCGATATCGGGAGTATTGAAGAAAAATATAAAATTTTATTTGATAATTTTATTGTTGCGGTAACACTTGTTGATCAAAATGAGCGAATTATATCCTGGAATAGTTACGCTGAGGAACTTCTTGGGATGAATGAAAAAGATTTGTTTATGTGTCCAGTTAAAAACTTGTATCCTGAAGAAGAATGGAAAAAGATACGTTCAGAGAATATCCGTCAAAAAGGTATTAAATATCGTATGGAAACTCAGATAATAAAAAAAGATAACACGATCATCGATGTCGAGTTATCAGTATGTGTTTTGCATGGTGCCGAAGGGAAAACTGTTGGCTCTGTTGGTATTATAAAGGATATTACACAACTTAAAAAAACGGAAAAAGAATTACGTGAATCTGAAGAAAAATATCGTACTATTTTTGAGAATTCAGCAGTAGCAATAACACTAACCGATGCACAAGAGCGTATTATTTCTTGGAATAAGTATACAGAATATCTGCTAAATATGGATAAAGAAGATTTATTTATGAAACCTGTCTCTTCCTTGTATCCTCCTGAAGAATGGCAGAAAATTCGATCTCAAAACATCCGACAAAAAGGGATGCAGCATCATCTTGAAACAAAAATTATTCGTAAAGATAATCAGATTTTTGATGTAGCGTTATCACTGAGTGTTTTGAAAAACCATCAAGGTGAAATAATTGGTTCTATCGGTGTTTTAAAAGATATCACGGTACAAAAAAGGATGAAAGAAGCTTTAGAACTATCTGAGAAACGGTTTAAAAATTTATACGAGAAGGCACCAGTTCCATATCATACACTTTCTCCCGAAGGTATCATTACTGATGTCAATGAAAAATGGTGTCAAATCCTAGGTTATTCAAAAGAAGAAGTAGTTGGAAAGTCAATCTTTGATTTCATTGATAAGACTGAACAGGAATCTGCTCGGAACTCCTTTGCTCAAAAGATCTATAGTAAAAAACCATATGCTGGTGGTAATGAACGGAAGTATCTATCAAAAGATGGTCGAGAACATATTTTTGTTATTCATGATTTTTTACAATTTGATAACGATTTCAATATTAAGTCAATCAGTACAATTATGGAGGATGTCACCGAAAGAAAAAAAGTTGAACAAGAATTATTAATTAAAGAACGAGCGGTGAATTCATCTCTGAGTGGCATAGCTATTTCTGATGCGTCTGGTAAACTTAGATATGTAAATCCATCTTTGCTTGCAATGTGGGGATATACTTCTCCAGATGAGGTGTTGGGAAAAAATACATTTGATCTCCTGCATTCAAATGATCATACTCGTTCTGCAGTACAAACCTTAAAAGAAACTGGACGTTGGTTTGGTGAGATGGCTGCTATAAAAAAAGATGGTTCAATATTCACAGTTCAGGTTTCTGCAAATCTCGTTTCCGATGCCGCGGGGGAAATTCTTGGTATTATGGCTTCCTTTGTTGATGTAACTGAACAAAAAAGGTCTCAAGCAATACTTCGTGAAAGTGAAGAGAAATATCATGCTATCTTTGATTTATCACCACAGGCAATTATTATATTAGATTATACGGGATGTATAGTTGATTGTAATAATAAAATTACTAGTTGGCTTGGTTATACAAAAAAAGAGGTTATTGGAAAAATTGTCTTTGAGCTGCCCTTTTTAACTGAGAATAGTAAAATGCTCGCGCGAAAAAATTTCCTTCAACGAATACAAGGAGTCGATGTTCCACCGTACGAATTAGATTTTTTAACAAAAGCCGGTGAAAGAAGGATCGGTATGATTTATGCAAGTCCGCTTCGAGATAAAAACAATAAAATAACGGGAGATCTTGTTGTTGTCAATGATATAACTCAACGTATGCAGGTTTGGGAAGAACTGGTTAAATCTGAAGAAAAATATCGAGTTCTTGCAGAGACTTCTGCAGATGGGGTCTTTACTACAGATACCTACGGGCGGTTAACTTACGTTAATCCATCTCTTGAAAAGTTGATGGGGCGGCGAAAAAGTAAGATTCTTGCAACACCGTTTCGGAATTATCTTTCAGAATCATCAGTGTATTTATTCCAACAGGTGATGCTTGATGTTCGGAAAAAGGATTGTAAAATTGAAAATGTTCAGTTGGGTTTACAGCATGAAGATGGATATGAAGTTCCTATTGAGGTTAATATCGCTCCGTTAAAAAAAGATGGTAAATTTATTGGTATCGAATGTACTGTTCGGGATATTACCGAAAGAGAAAGAGTTGTTCGCGAGTTGAAGAAATCAGAAAATCTCAGAACAGAGTTTATGAATATTGCTGCTCATGAATTGAAATCTCCTGTGACACCGATTAAAGGATATCTTGAGCTCATTGCATCAGATCGGGAGGTAAATGATAGAATTAAAAACTGGGCCCGTATCAGTCTTCGAAACACAGAACGGTTATTGCATCTCATCAATGATATTCTTGATGTTTCCCGTCTTGAGACTGATACCATGCGTTTTAATATGGAGCGGGTTAATATAGTTGAAATTTTACAAGATGCAGCTGAAGATATTCTTCCTGCGATTCATAATAAAAATCTGAAATTTCATAAGGAATTCCCTGAACAACTGCCTGAAGTTCTTGGTGATAAATGTCGTCTGTCTCAGGTATTAAAAAACTTATTAGTAAATGCCGTAAAGTTTACTGATTATGGTTCAATTACCTTGCGAGCAGAAGAAAAAGAAAATTATATTTTCATCTACGTTGAAGATACTGGGATTGGTATATCGAACAATGAACTTCAAAAAATATTCCAAAAGTTATACCAAGCGTATACCGGTGAAGATCGGAAAAATGAAGGTATGGGCCTGGGGTTATTTATCTGTAAGGAGATTGTAAAAAAACATCGCGGTGAGATTTGGGCTGAAAGTGAAGTTGGAAAAGGTAGCAGATTCATTATTAAGCTGCCTATTTGAAAAATGCTGGGTTAAAGATATAAAACGTCATTTCACCTGTTGATGCACTGTTTCCTTGTTGGTCATATACTTTTGTTTCAAGAGTATGTTTCATAATTGCTTTTTCGTCCCATTTCCAGAAGTATGGTGGTGCCGTTAGCGTTTCTTTTAGTTGGCCATCTACAAAGAATTCTGCTTTAGTAATGTTTGGTTCGTTGATTTGGATGCTTACTGGGCCAATAATTAAGGTTTTTATAAATGGAATAATTTTTTTATTTTTGATATAGATAAAATCATCAAGGGTGACCTGTTTGATCCTGAACCAAAGGAGGATTATTGCTATAGTTGCGATAAAACCTCCGATGATGAGGTACATCCCGTATTTTTCGAAAAAGCTTTGCTGAGGGGGCGGTACATACGCGAAATAGAAATAGGTTACCATAGAAGATATATGTCCTTTGCCTTGGAGTGCTTGTGCATCGAGCTCAAGAGTGTATGTTCCATCTTCCAGGTATCCGGGGGGTGTGTATGTGAACACTTTGTTATCTGTGGTAATTAATTTTGGTTTGATATTTGTTGATCCGAAAGCTGCGTAGGTAATTGTTACGGGTACAGAAAATGTTATGTAAACTGTTGGTGAATCTTCGTTGATAATTCCACCATCACCTGGAGAAAATAGTGGCTCTGTTAAAGGTGGGTATATTCCTTTACATACTATTTGGTACGTTGTTTCTGGATCGTCGAGGAAAAATATTTTTCCGTTTTTCCGCCAGATTAAATCAGGAGAAATGATCCGCTCATTTGCACGAATTGTTATTGTCGCATGAGGATAGACATCGGTGATTTCTATAAACATCCATTGTACTTTTTGAATTGATATGAAGAATAGTGCTGTTTCTTCTTCTTCGTTGATGATTGTCTTGTTGATCGATCCAATTGTATAATTTACTAGAAGGATCTCATCGGTTGTTGTATTCCAGATAAACTCTGGAACTATGGTATCATCAACTGAGAGTAAAAAGGAGATATTTCCACTCAGATTGAGATATCCTGGATGTGTTACTTTGAGAATCTTGTTTGGATCGACAAATGTATCGACGATTTCATCGCCATTTGAATCATAGGCATAAAAATTTTGTAATAGGGTTATATTAAATGTTTCGGAGATAAAAATTTTTGTGATATCTGAAGTTGTTATTTTTGTGAAATTGTATATTTGTACATACGTGGTATTCGTTGCTGTTCTTTGTTCATTATCGGTTACAGTCAAAGTTACGGTATAGTTCCCGTTGGTGTAGTAGGTGTGAGTTGGTGTTGCTCCGTATCCCTTGGTTCCATCTCCAAAAATCCAAGAATAATTTGTGATTGCGCCATCGAGATCAAAGCTGTTTGTTCCATCAAAAACTACTGGTTGGAGGACAAACCCGTGGTATGGTCCTCCATGGTGAGAATAAGGATTTTTTGTGGTATTACTATTTCCGTTGGTATCGTTTGCCGCAATAATGCAGTACAACCGTTCAGGTGACCCGCTTGGAATAATGACTTTCTTATAATAATTGTTGCCCAGATGATCCATAGGTACTGATCGTGTTTTACTTCCTTCATACCAATATTGAATAATGACATTTGCAACAGCAACATTATCATTTATAATTGCTGAATAGGTGTAGCTTCCAGGGATTTCATCAAATGATTTTCCATGTTGTATAAGGTGAATGGTTGGTGGTTGCGTATCAATTACTGGAACTGTTTTTTGAGTAGTTTTAACAGCATTGCCCCAATGGTCTCTCGCGTAGAAATAGTAGGTGAGCGGCGTTGTAGTATTGTCAAGAATAATATACTGCTTTTCAGGCATAACAAAATAATTTTTACGATAAGTAACGAGAGAGTTATTTCCACTTTTTCGTCCATGACTCCAAATAAAAAAAACTTGAAGATCGGTTGCGTTATCTTGGTCATCGGTTACAGTTGCATTTACCGCGAAGATTGAGGATGGAGCTCCTTTTGTTGGAGAGTTATCAACTACTGTTGGTGGTGTTCCTTCACGTATTGAAAACGAGTCTGTACTTGATTTTTTCCAACTCCTTGCATCATGTGCTGCAATGTAATATGAATACTCACCGATCGGAGAAAATTGTTTGCGACAGAAATAGGTATTACCTGTTTTATTTTGTGTTATTGAAATATTCGATATTTGGTTCTTTGGGTTGGTGATTATAAGATAGACACCTTTGACGTTCATGTTATCAGTGACTACAGCAGAGATGTTCGTATAACTGCCAATGATTTGTATTTCTGGATTTGCTTGAATTGAAGAAATTATTGGATCGGTACCATCAAGCAGAGGGCCATAATCTTTATTGTCATTAAAAATCGTATATTCAGTATCTGCTAAACCATCGTTGTTGAGATCATAGGCGCCCTCACTTGTTTCGTCGAAATCATCCCAGTAATTGCCGCATTTAATAGGACCACCAGCTTTATTGGTGCCGTTTATTTTTGAAATATTCCATTGATTTCTGTTGATACTTTTATCGCGAGCATTTCGTGTATTGTGATGAAAATAATTATTATAGATGCGATTCCGCAAGGTATAAAAATCAAGATCTGCCCCATATTGTGTATTTCGGTAGATTTCATTTTCTTGAATCAAATTATCGGTAGAGTTGTGGAGGCGGATTCCTGCAACAGTATTATATCCGATGAGGTTGTTTAGTATGGTGTTGTTGTTGTCAGCCGTCAGAAACACCCCATCTCTGTTGTTATGGGTGATAGTATTGTTCTGGAGAATATTGTAGGATCCGACGATCATAACTCCATAGTTTGAGTTTTTTCGGATGGTATTTGAATTAACCGTGAGACTCCAGCTTGAGTTTTCAAATACAAGTCCTGAGTTTCCATTGAGATACATTGTATTGCCTGCAATTGTGGAATGATTACTATAGTCATTGATGTAGATCCCATGTTTTGTATTTTTGGAGCAGTTGTTGTTTCGTATGATATTGTTGTCACAACTATGATCTAGATAGATGCCGTTGAGGTTGTTGTTTTGAATGATGTTGTTGTAAATTTTATTGTCGCTTGAGTAGTTATACAGATAGATTCCATTGTAATTGTTTTTTATCGTATTGTAACTAATATTTTTGTTTGCATTTGAACGATTCAGATAAATTCCATCGCGAGCATTATCCTGTATGATGTTGTCGTAGATGAGATGCCCGTGTGATTTGTTGAGATAAATCCCGTGGTATCCATTTGAGATGATATTGTCAGTGATTATTGAATTGTTGCCTTGGATGTTGATGATGCTACTTTCTTGGGTTGTGCTACTGCTTTTGATGGTAAAATGGCTGATATTGACGTTATTTGCAATGATTTTTATTACTGTTTGTGCATTGTTGCCGTTGATGATTGTGATATTTCTTCCTTCCCCAAAGAGATCTATTTTTTTAT comes from the Candidatus Thermoplasmatota archaeon genome and includes:
- a CDS encoding radical SAM protein; this encodes MIEYKTIQCDSLIRSITHRDSLFRGGYCIDPYQNCEFQCTYCDSSFDPKIYVKINAVEILKQELPSLEKKRIIIGSVHDPYQNAEKKYELTRNILQVLREYQFPCHILTKSSLILRDIPLLETMDCLVTISFISIQEKIRMLFEPNIASSQERLDVLQTLTAHHIPVGAALIPILPYISDTELSSLLEKFKQYGAQYVLHSFLELKGDQKEKVFTIITEHFPHLTQEYKNLYAKAMKPTGSYIQHITKQIHNYCLTFDIPEYIE
- a CDS encoding response regulator; amino-acid sequence: MKKIMVVDNEPDIVDLTRTVLELGGYQVIPAYSGEECLRKLEKEKVDLVLLDIMMPGMSGWDVFNRIKKKNTDTKVAFMSVLEISDKRKQVLLDEGLADYIMKPFDKDSLLDRVDKILNK
- a CDS encoding PAS domain-containing sensor histidine kinase; this translates as MKHEPDIVRQLREDERIGLLNIEKKETYVNEGRSISNSVVSSSYTQDMYVQQEQSSIHQKKIDIGSIEEKYKILFDNFIVAVTLVDQNERIISWNSYAEELLGMNEKDLFMCPVKNLYPEEEWKKIRSENIRQKGIKYRMETQIIKKDNTIIDVELSVCVLHGAEGKTVGSVGIIKDITQLKKTEKELRESEEKYRTIFENSAVAITLTDAQERIISWNKYTEYLLNMDKEDLFMKPVSSLYPPEEWQKIRSQNIRQKGMQHHLETKIIRKDNQIFDVALSLSVLKNHQGEIIGSIGVLKDITVQKRMKEALELSEKRFKNLYEKAPVPYHTLSPEGIITDVNEKWCQILGYSKEEVVGKSIFDFIDKTEQESARNSFAQKIYSKKPYAGGNERKYLSKDGREHIFVIHDFLQFDNDFNIKSISTIMEDVTERKKVEQELLIKERAVNSSLSGIAISDASGKLRYVNPSLLAMWGYTSPDEVLGKNTFDLLHSNDHTRSAVQTLKETGRWFGEMAAIKKDGSIFTVQVSANLVSDAAGEILGIMASFVDVTEQKRSQAILRESEEKYHAIFDLSPQAIIILDYTGCIVDCNNKITSWLGYTKKEVIGKIVFELPFLTENSKMLARKNFLQRIQGVDVPPYELDFLTKAGERRIGMIYASPLRDKNNKITGDLVVVNDITQRMQVWEELVKSEEKYRVLAETSADGVFTTDTYGRLTYVNPSLEKLMGRRKSKILATPFRNYLSESSVYLFQQVMLDVRKKDCKIENVQLGLQHEDGYEVPIEVNIAPLKKDGKFIGIECTVRDITERERVVRELKKSENLRTEFMNIAAHELKSPVTPIKGYLELIASDREVNDRIKNWARISLRNTERLLHLINDILDVSRLETDTMRFNMERVNIVEILQDAAEDILPAIHNKNLKFHKEFPEQLPEVLGDKCRLSQVLKNLLVNAVKFTDYGSITLRAEEKENYIFIYVEDTGIGISNNELQKIFQKLYQAYTGEDRKNEGMGLGLFICKEIVKKHRGEIWAESEVGKGSRFIIKLPI
- a CDS encoding NosD domain-containing protein codes for the protein MRNHRVLLCCIILLATNILYALSPFVEMSQANTPPTLYVGAGEQYTKIQDAINNATDGYRIFVYNGTYTGSIIINKKIDLFGEGRNITIINGNNAQTVIKIIANNVNISHFTIKSSSTTQESSIINIQGNNSIITDNIISNGYHGIYLNKSHGHLIYDNIIQDNARDGIYLNRSNANKNISYNTIKNNYNGIYLYNYSSDNKIYNNIIQNNNLNGIYLDHSCDNNIIRNNNCSKNTKHGIYINDYSNHSTIAGNTMYLNGNSGLVFENSSWSLTVNSNTIRKNSNYGVMIVGSYNILQNNTITHNNRDGVFLTADNNNTILNNLIGYNTVAGIRLHNSTDNLIQENEIYRNTQYGADLDFYTLRNRIYNNYFHHNTRNARDKSINRNQWNISKINGTNKAGGPIKCGNYWDDFDETSEGAYDLNNDGLADTEYTIFNDNKDYGPLLDGTDPIISSIQANPEIQIIGSYTNISAVVTDNMNVKGVYLIITNPKNQISNISITQNKTGNTYFCRKQFSPIGEYSYYIAAHDARSWKKSSTDSFSIREGTPPTVVDNSPTKGAPSSIFAVNATVTDDQDNATDLQVFFIWSHGRKSGNNSLVTYRKNYFVMPEKQYIILDNTTTPLTYYFYARDHWGNAVKTTQKTVPVIDTQPPTIHLIQHGKSFDEIPGSYTYSAIINDNVAVANVIIQYWYEGSKTRSVPMDHLGNNYYKKVIIPSGSPERLYCIIAANDTNGNSNTTKNPYSHHGGPYHGFVLQPVVFDGTNSFDLDGAITNYSWIFGDGTKGYGATPTHTYYTNGNYTVTLTVTDNEQRTATNTTYVQIYNFTKITTSDITKIFISETFNITLLQNFYAYDSNGDEIVDTFVDPNKILKVTHPGYLNLSGNISFLLSVDDTIVPEFIWNTTTDEILLVNYTIGSINKTIINEEEETALFFISIQKVQWMFIEITDVYPHATITIRANERIISPDLIWRKNGKIFFLDDPETTYQIVCKGIYPPLTEPLFSPGDGGIINEDSPTVYITFSVPVTITYAAFGSTNIKPKLITTDNKVFTYTPPGYLEDGTYTLELDAQALQGKGHISSMVTYFYFAYVPPPQQSFFEKYGMYLIIGGFIATIAIILLWFRIKQVTLDDFIYIKNKKIIPFIKTLIIGPVSIQINEPNITKAEFFVDGQLKETLTAPPYFWKWDEKAIMKHTLETKVYDQQGNSASTGEMTFYIFNPAFFK